A single region of the Pygocentrus nattereri isolate fPygNat1 chromosome 27, fPygNat1.pri, whole genome shotgun sequence genome encodes:
- the smurf1 gene encoding E3 ubiquitin-protein ligase SMURF1 isoform X1 — MSNPGTRRNGSSIKIRLTVLCAKNLAKKDFFRLPDPFAKVVVDGSGQCHSTDTVKSTLDPKWNQHYDLYIGKTDSITISVWNHKKIHKKQGAGFLGCVRLLSNAISRLKDTGYQRLDLCKLNASDSDAVRGQIVVSLQTRDRIGSGGPVVDCRGLLENEGPVFEDSGPGRPLSCFMEEPLPYTDPTGAAGGGSCRALESPNQEQRLQAQRIRNQESRSHAHTPQNRPHGHQSPDLPEGYEQRTTVQGQVYFLHTQTGVSTWHDPRIPRDLNSVSCEELGPLPPGWEIRSTVSGRIYFVDHNNRTTQFTDPRLHHIMSQHSQVKESSQALPVQMEVPVEEGEGELPVRYERDLVQKLKVLRHELSLQQPQAGHCRIEVSREEIFEESYRQIMKMRPKDLKKRLMVKFRGEEGLDYGGVAREWLYLLCHEMLNPYYGLFQYSTDNIYTLQINPDSSINPDHLSYFHFVGRIMGLAVFHGHYINGGFTLPFYKQLLGKPIQLSDLETVDPELHKSLVWILENDITSVLDHTFCVEHNAFGKFLQHELKPNGRNIPVTEENKKEYVRLYVNWRFMRGIEAQFLALQKGFNELIPQHLLKPFDNKELELIIGGLGKIDLNDWKANTRLKHCVADSNIVKWFWQAVESFDEERRGRLLQFVTGSTRVPLQGFKALQGSTGSAGPRLFTIHLIDANTDNLPKAHTCFNRIDIPPYESYEKLYEKLLTAVEETCGFAVE, encoded by the exons tattATGTGCCAAGAACCTAGCAAAGAAAGACTTCTTCC GGTTGCCTGACCCTTTTGCCAAAGTTGTTGTTGACGGCTCGGGTCAATGCCACTCCACAGACACAGTCAAGAGCACATTGGATCCCAAGTGGAACCAGCATTATGACTT atATATTGGGAAGACAGATTCCATCACTATTAGTGTGTGGAATCATAAGAAGATCCATAAGAAACAGGGGGCTGGCTTTCTGGGCTGTGTGAGGCTCCTGTCCAACGCCATCAGCAGACTCAAGGATACAGGCT ACCAGCGTTTGGACTTATGTAAGCTGAACGCCTCCGACAGCGATGCTGTGCGAGGGCAGATAGTTG TGAGCCTCCAGACCAGAGACAGGATTGGCAGTGGTGGGCCTGTGGTAGATTGTAGAGGACTTTTAGAAAATGAAGG ACCAGTCTTTGAGGACTCTGGACCTGGACGGCCTCTCAGCTGTTTCATGGAGGAGCCTCTGCCTTACACAGACCCCACGGGGGCTGCAGGTGGAGGCAGCTGCCGTGCACTGGAGTCGCCCAATCAGGAGCAGAGGCTCCAAGCACAACGAATCAGAAACCAGGAGTCTAGAAGTCATGCACACACCCCACAGAACCGGCCGCATGGGCACCAGTCACCTGACCTGCCTGAGGGCTATG AGCAGAGGACCACTGTGCAGGGCCAGGTTTATTTTCTACATACACAGACTGGCGTAAGCACTTGGCATGATCCCAGAATACCACG GGATCTGAACAGTGTGAGCTGTGAGGAGCTGGGCCCTCTGCCGCCTGGCTGGGAGATCAGGAGCACAGTATCAGGAAGGATTTATTTTGTCGACCACAATAACAGAACCACACAATTCACAGACCCCAGATTACACCACATCATGAG CCAGCACTCTCAGGTGAAGGAGTCAAGCCAGGCTCTGCCGGTGCAGATGGAAGTTCCCGTGGAAGAAGGTGAGGGAGAGTTGCCTGTACGTTATGAGAGAGATCTGGTCCAAAAGCTCAAGGTGCTGCGCCATGAGCTCTCCCTGCAGCAGCCCCAGGCTGGGCATTGCCGCATAGAGGTATCACGAGAGGAGATCTTTGAG GAGTCATACAGGCAGATCATGAAGATGAGGCCCAAGGACCTGAAGAAGCGGCTGATGGTTAAATTCCGTGGAGAGGAGGGCTTGGATTATGGAGGAGTAGCAAG GGAGTGGCTGTACCTTCTTTGTCATGAGATGCTGAATCCATACTATGGCTTATTCCAGTACTCCACAGACAAcatctacacactgcagatcaacCCAGACTCATCAATCAACCCT GACCACTTGTCTTACTTCCACTTTGTGGGACGGATCATGGGCCTGGCGGTGTTCCATGGGCACTACATTAATGGAGGCTTCACACTGCCCTTCTACAAGCAGCTCTTGGGGAAGCCCATTCAACTGTCTGATCTGGAGACTGTGGATCCTGAGCTCCACAAAAGCCTCGTCTGGATCCT AGAGAATGACATCACGTCTGTTCTGGATCATACGTTCTGTGTAGAACACAATGCTTTTGGCAAATTCCTGCAGCATGAATTGAAGCCCAATGGCAGAAACATCCCTGTCACCGAGGAGAATAAGAAAGAATATGTGAG ACTCTATGTGAACTGGAGGTTCATGCGGGGTATTGAGGCACAATTCCTTGCTCTGCAGAAAGGGTTTAATGAGCTCATCCCACAACACCTGCTCAAGCCTTTTGACAACAAGGAACTTGAG CTGATCATTGGAGGCCTAGGAAAGATCGATTTGAATGACTGGAAGGCAAACACGCGACTGAAGCACTGCGTGGCTGACAGTAACATAGTGAAGTGGTTCTGGCAGGCCGTGGAGTCGTTTgatgaggagagaagaggaaggtTGCTCCAGTTCGTCACTGGTTCAACACGCGTCCCCCTGCAAGGCTTCAAAGCACTGCAAG GTTCTACAGGTTCTGCAGGACCAAGACTCTTCACTATCCATTTGATTGATGCCAACACGGATAATTTGCCCAAAGCCCATACATG cTTCAACCGCATCGACATCCCGCCTTACGAGTCTTACGAGAAGCTCTATGAGAAGCTCCTGACTGCCGTGGAGGAGACATGTGGTTTTGCTGTGGAGTGA
- the smurf1 gene encoding E3 ubiquitin-protein ligase SMURF1 isoform X2 → MSNPGTRRNGSSIKIRLTVLCAKNLAKKDFFRLPDPFAKVVVDGSGQCHSTDTVKSTLDPKWNQHYDLYIGKTDSITISVWNHKKIHKKQGAGFLGCVRLLSNAISRLKDTGYQRLDLCKLNASDSDAVRGQIVVSLQTRDRIGSGGPVVDCRGLLENEGPVFEDSGPGRPLSCFMEEPLPYTDPTGAAGGGSCRALESPNQEQRLQAQRIRNQESRSHAHTPQNRPHGHQSPDLPEGYEQRTTVQGQVYFLHTQTGVSTWHDPRIPRDLNSVSCEELGPLPPGWEIRSTVSGRIYFVDHNNRTTQFTDPRLHHIMSQHSQVKESSQALPVQMEVPVEEGEGELPVRYERDLVQKLKVLRHELSLQQPQAGHCRIEVSREEIFEESYRQIMKMRPKDLKKRLMVKFRGEEGLDYGGVAREWLYLLCHEMLNPYYGLFQYSTDNIYTLQINPDSSINPDHLSYFHFVGRIMGLAVFHGHYINGGFTLPFYKQLLGKPIQLSDLETVDPELHKSLVWILENDITSVLDHTFCVEHNAFGKFLQHELKPNGRNIPVTEENKKEYVRLYVNWRFMRGIEAQFLALQKGFNELIPQHLLKPFDNKELELIIGGLGKIDLNDWKANTRLKHCVADSNIVKWFWQAVESFDEERRGRLLQFVTGSTRVPLQGFKALQGSAGPRLFTIHLIDANTDNLPKAHTCFNRIDIPPYESYEKLYEKLLTAVEETCGFAVE, encoded by the exons tattATGTGCCAAGAACCTAGCAAAGAAAGACTTCTTCC GGTTGCCTGACCCTTTTGCCAAAGTTGTTGTTGACGGCTCGGGTCAATGCCACTCCACAGACACAGTCAAGAGCACATTGGATCCCAAGTGGAACCAGCATTATGACTT atATATTGGGAAGACAGATTCCATCACTATTAGTGTGTGGAATCATAAGAAGATCCATAAGAAACAGGGGGCTGGCTTTCTGGGCTGTGTGAGGCTCCTGTCCAACGCCATCAGCAGACTCAAGGATACAGGCT ACCAGCGTTTGGACTTATGTAAGCTGAACGCCTCCGACAGCGATGCTGTGCGAGGGCAGATAGTTG TGAGCCTCCAGACCAGAGACAGGATTGGCAGTGGTGGGCCTGTGGTAGATTGTAGAGGACTTTTAGAAAATGAAGG ACCAGTCTTTGAGGACTCTGGACCTGGACGGCCTCTCAGCTGTTTCATGGAGGAGCCTCTGCCTTACACAGACCCCACGGGGGCTGCAGGTGGAGGCAGCTGCCGTGCACTGGAGTCGCCCAATCAGGAGCAGAGGCTCCAAGCACAACGAATCAGAAACCAGGAGTCTAGAAGTCATGCACACACCCCACAGAACCGGCCGCATGGGCACCAGTCACCTGACCTGCCTGAGGGCTATG AGCAGAGGACCACTGTGCAGGGCCAGGTTTATTTTCTACATACACAGACTGGCGTAAGCACTTGGCATGATCCCAGAATACCACG GGATCTGAACAGTGTGAGCTGTGAGGAGCTGGGCCCTCTGCCGCCTGGCTGGGAGATCAGGAGCACAGTATCAGGAAGGATTTATTTTGTCGACCACAATAACAGAACCACACAATTCACAGACCCCAGATTACACCACATCATGAG CCAGCACTCTCAGGTGAAGGAGTCAAGCCAGGCTCTGCCGGTGCAGATGGAAGTTCCCGTGGAAGAAGGTGAGGGAGAGTTGCCTGTACGTTATGAGAGAGATCTGGTCCAAAAGCTCAAGGTGCTGCGCCATGAGCTCTCCCTGCAGCAGCCCCAGGCTGGGCATTGCCGCATAGAGGTATCACGAGAGGAGATCTTTGAG GAGTCATACAGGCAGATCATGAAGATGAGGCCCAAGGACCTGAAGAAGCGGCTGATGGTTAAATTCCGTGGAGAGGAGGGCTTGGATTATGGAGGAGTAGCAAG GGAGTGGCTGTACCTTCTTTGTCATGAGATGCTGAATCCATACTATGGCTTATTCCAGTACTCCACAGACAAcatctacacactgcagatcaacCCAGACTCATCAATCAACCCT GACCACTTGTCTTACTTCCACTTTGTGGGACGGATCATGGGCCTGGCGGTGTTCCATGGGCACTACATTAATGGAGGCTTCACACTGCCCTTCTACAAGCAGCTCTTGGGGAAGCCCATTCAACTGTCTGATCTGGAGACTGTGGATCCTGAGCTCCACAAAAGCCTCGTCTGGATCCT AGAGAATGACATCACGTCTGTTCTGGATCATACGTTCTGTGTAGAACACAATGCTTTTGGCAAATTCCTGCAGCATGAATTGAAGCCCAATGGCAGAAACATCCCTGTCACCGAGGAGAATAAGAAAGAATATGTGAG ACTCTATGTGAACTGGAGGTTCATGCGGGGTATTGAGGCACAATTCCTTGCTCTGCAGAAAGGGTTTAATGAGCTCATCCCACAACACCTGCTCAAGCCTTTTGACAACAAGGAACTTGAG CTGATCATTGGAGGCCTAGGAAAGATCGATTTGAATGACTGGAAGGCAAACACGCGACTGAAGCACTGCGTGGCTGACAGTAACATAGTGAAGTGGTTCTGGCAGGCCGTGGAGTCGTTTgatgaggagagaagaggaaggtTGCTCCAGTTCGTCACTGGTTCAACACGCGTCCCCCTGCAAGGCTTCAAAGCACTGCAAG GTTCTGCAGGACCAAGACTCTTCACTATCCATTTGATTGATGCCAACACGGATAATTTGCCCAAAGCCCATACATG cTTCAACCGCATCGACATCCCGCCTTACGAGTCTTACGAGAAGCTCTATGAGAAGCTCCTGACTGCCGTGGAGGAGACATGTGGTTTTGCTGTGGAGTGA